One Rhipicephalus microplus isolate Deutch F79 chromosome 4, USDA_Rmic, whole genome shotgun sequence genomic window carries:
- the LOC119171412 gene encoding kunitz-type serine protease inhibitor PPTI-like isoform X2, whose translation MYSVRHLFLVALIVCLALTEAAEAKKDKRDEDEQDNPTDQMVKNECWLKPNSRRCKDYVPRWFYDTTYLLCKPYLYGGCGGKKVNAFRTYDECMRRCTFEVPEVGGRSGGQAGPQARFKRE comes from the exons ATGTATAGTGTGCGGCACTTGTTTTTGGTGGCCTTAATCGTATGCTTGGCACTGACAG AAGCAGCCGAGGCGAAGAAGGACaaaagagacgaggacgagcagGACAACCCGACAGATCAGATGGTCAAGAACGAATGCTGGCTGAAGCCAAACTCCCGTCGTTGCAAGGATTATGTGCCACGCTGGTTCTACGACACAACGTACTTGCTTTGCAAGCCGTATCTCTACGGCGGCTGCGGGGGAAAGAAAGTTAACGCGTTTAGGACCTACGACGAGTGTATGAGGCGCTGCACGTTCGAG GTTCCTGAAGTAGGAGGAAGGTCCGGAGGCCAGGCTGGTCCGCAGGCCAGATTCAAGCGAGAATAG